AGCAACTTACATTGGACGCTTGCAAAGGGTTTGAGAAGTTTAGGACATAAGGTTGTTGTTGCCTCAGATGGTTGCAGTTGGCAGAATAACCAACGCGACATCAACCTCTCTATAAACGGGGACTCTTTTCTTGATAAAATTAGGTACAGGATTGACATCCTGCGCAATATAAAAAAGTTTAAAGGATTTGATGTTGTTCAAGTTATATCTCCCGTATTCTTAAAACTAAACACTAGCGATATTCTAAAACTATTCCAATACCTTAAAAAGCATAACAGAAAGGTATTTCTTGGGGCTTTTGGAACAGACTTCTACTATACAAAGGCGTGTCTGGAGAACAAATTTAGATACTCCGATTTTATTGTCCCCGGAATGAAAGAGAATCTTCCAGAGGACAATACTAACTGGCTAAAATCTCCACTTAAAGATCTTAACGAAACTCTTGCCGAGAAGTGCGATGGTATTATTTCGTGCTTGTATGAATATAAAGTATCATACGAAGATAATTGGGGATATAAGAGCGAGTATATACCTCTTCCTATAAATACCGACAAGATTAAACCTACTGCCGTTTATGATGGTAAAGCAAGATTCTTTATGGGTGTTCAAAAATCGAAATTACACCTTAAGGGTTGTGATGTCATGAGCGAAGTGCTTAACGATATTTGCAACCAATATAAAGATATTTGCGAATTTAAAATGGTTGAGTCACTTCCATACGCTTCGTATATGAAGGTTATGGACGGTTGTAATATTCTTGTTGACCAACTATACTCATACTCACCCGGTATGAATGCACTCCTTGGTATGGCAAAAGGAATGGTTACGATTAGTGGCGGAGAGCCTGAGATATACTCAATCCTTAACGAGACAGAAAATACGCCTATCGTCAACCCTATCCCTGACAAAAACGATGTATATGACAAGATATTAAATCTGGTTAAAAATATTGAGGCGATTGAAGAGATAGGTAAAAACAGCCGTAAGTTTGTGGAGCAACACCATAACTACATTGATGTTGCTATGAAATATATCGATTTCTGGAGAAGTAGATAGGGCTAAATATAATAAAATGCTCTTTTTTACGTAATTCTTATATGAGATTCAATAAAGTAGTTTTTGTTATACTCGTTTGCATTGGTTTGTGGGGTTGTCATCCTGCAAAGTTAAGTACAGCCGATGCTCAATTTGAGAGAGGTGAGTATTTTGCAGCCGCTGATACTTACCGTAGAGTTTATAACAAGACATCTGCTTCAAAAGAACGTGCATTAAGAGGTAGAATTGCTTATAGTTTAGGTACATGTTACAGAATATTGAACTCCTCGCCTCGAGCAGCCGCCGCCTACCAGAATGCTATCAGATATAACTATCCTGATAGTACAGCTTATCTTTACCTTGCAACAGAACTTCACAAACAGGGCAAATACACTGACGCTATTAAAAATTATGAGAAGTATCTTGAGATTGTACCCAACGACTTAAGAGCAACTAATGGACTGAAAGGTTGCGAATTGGGATTACAACAAAAAGAGAACCCTACTCGTTATGTTGTTAAGAAAGCAAATCTTTTTAACTCCCGCCGTAGCGAGTGCTGTGCAATGTTTACTTTAGAGGATGAGAGTATGATATACTTTACCTCCACCAACGATAAGGCAACGGGAAAAGATAAAAGTCCTATTACAGGGTTAAAGAATAACGACATTTTCTTCTCTGAGAGGAACGATAAGGGTGTATGGTCAAAGCCTGCCCCGGTTGAGGGAGAACTTAACACCGAAAACGATGAAGGAATTATCTCTTTCTCGGATGATGGGCAGATTATGTACTACTCTCTTGCCGAATCAACAAATGCCAATAGCGACACTTACGTATCAATTTACCAGTCAACCCGCTCAGATGCCACTTGGAAAAAGGGCGAAAGAGTTGCCATTACAATTGACTCAACTATAATTTGTGCACACCCTGCTGTTATGCCCGGCACAGATTGGCTCTACTTTACCTCTGATATGCCCGGAGGATATGGAGGCAAAGATATCTGGAGAGTATCATTAAAGGATATGACAGAGTTAGAAAATCTTGGTCCGGAGGTTAACACTCCATACGATGAAGTTTTTCCTTTTGTCAGAAAAAATGGAGACCTATACTTCTCCTCAAACGGACACCCGGGATTAGGAGGTCTTGATGTATTCCTTGCCTATAAAGACGAGATAGGTAATTGGCACAGAAGGAATATGGGTGCCCCTATTAATTCTCCTGCCGATGACTTTGGCATTATGTTTATGGCAAGTGAGAGGGGCTATTTGAGTTCTAACAGAAACGATGCAAGAGGCTACGACCACATATATTCATTTGAACTTCCCCAAATTGAGGTTTGGATAGAGGGATACGTAGTTGATTATGATGATGAACCTCTACCCGGTGCAGTAATCAGGATTGTAGGACGGGATGGAACAAACCTTAAAGAGTTTGCTCAAGATGACGGGTACTTTAAATTTCCTTTGGATTTGAATACCGACTATGTTATGATGGCAGGTTGCGGAGGGTATCTTAACTCAAGTGCCGAACTTACCACTTTAGCAGAGGAGCAAGATGAAACTTATTGGGTTGATTTTGTTCTCTCATCAATTGGCAAACCCATTCCGGTAGATGATATATTCTTTGACTTTAACAAAGCAACTCTTCGTCCCGAATCAGAAACAGCTCTTAACGATGTAATTAAGACTCTTAACGACAATCCCAACATTACTATTGAGATGGGAGCTCATACCGACTTTAAAGGAGCAGAAGAGTATAATCAATCACTCTCTCAACGGCGTGCCGAAGCGGTTATAGATTACCTAATTAAAAACGGCATTGCAAAAGAGCGTCTTACTGCTAAAGGCTATGGAGAGAGTACTCCTGTTACCATTACAAAAAAACTTAATAAACTTTACCCTCAATTCCCCGAGGGTACTATTCTTAACGAGGAGTTTATTATGACACTCCCAGAAGAAGATATTGAAATTGCCAACCAAATTAACCGCAGAACAGAATTTAGAGTTACTGCCATTGATGCCGGTTTGCTTTAATCTGTTATATATTGTTAGTTATAAAAGATTTCAAAAAGAATTTTGTTTTTCTATTCTTACATTCTCTCTACAAGTGAATTTGATGTTTATCATCATATTCTTTGATAAGTTTAGAATGTTTATCAAGAATTGCTTCAATATCTGTTTTTAATGTATCATCTTCATCATAAAACAATGCAAGTCTTTTATATAAGGGTTGTAATTCCTTTCGTTCTTGCATCATATAGTTGTGAAAAAATACACAATCCAAATGTTCTAAACGATTTAATAGATTAGACATTTCTTCGTAAGTCATACCCTATAAATTTAAGTTGTTCAAATATACGAATAAACGAGCGAGAAATATAAAACTTGTTTTTAATATTTATTACTGCGAGTGAAAGTATATTCGCTGTTTTCAGCAAATATAAGAATAAACGAGCGAGAAATATAAAACTTGCAAGTTCTTCATATAATTAAAAACTTGAAACTGATTGCTGGCAATCGGTAACAAAAAAAAGAGAGTTGCTCAGGCAACTCTCTTTTCTCGTTTATTTAGTTTCTATTAATATTCAAGGAACATATATGTTTTTGTTCCAACTACTGTTCCTGATGCATTAGAACTTGATACCTGTAGATCAAATG
The sequence above is drawn from the Bacteroidales bacterium genome and encodes:
- a CDS encoding glycosyltransferase family 1 protein, encoding MKILLIGEYSNLHWTLAKGLRSLGHKVVVASDGCSWQNNQRDINLSINGDSFLDKIRYRIDILRNIKKFKGFDVVQVISPVFLKLNTSDILKLFQYLKKHNRKVFLGAFGTDFYYTKACLENKFRYSDFIVPGMKENLPEDNTNWLKSPLKDLNETLAEKCDGIISCLYEYKVSYEDNWGYKSEYIPLPINTDKIKPTAVYDGKARFFMGVQKSKLHLKGCDVMSEVLNDICNQYKDICEFKMVESLPYASYMKVMDGCNILVDQLYSYSPGMNALLGMAKGMVTISGGEPEIYSILNETENTPIVNPIPDKNDVYDKILNLVKNIEAIEEIGKNSRKFVEQHHNYIDVAMKYIDFWRSR
- a CDS encoding OmpA family protein, whose amino-acid sequence is MRFNKVVFVILVCIGLWGCHPAKLSTADAQFERGEYFAAADTYRRVYNKTSASKERALRGRIAYSLGTCYRILNSSPRAAAAYQNAIRYNYPDSTAYLYLATELHKQGKYTDAIKNYEKYLEIVPNDLRATNGLKGCELGLQQKENPTRYVVKKANLFNSRRSECCAMFTLEDESMIYFTSTNDKATGKDKSPITGLKNNDIFFSERNDKGVWSKPAPVEGELNTENDEGIISFSDDGQIMYYSLAESTNANSDTYVSIYQSTRSDATWKKGERVAITIDSTIICAHPAVMPGTDWLYFTSDMPGGYGGKDIWRVSLKDMTELENLGPEVNTPYDEVFPFVRKNGDLYFSSNGHPGLGGLDVFLAYKDEIGNWHRRNMGAPINSPADDFGIMFMASERGYLSSNRNDARGYDHIYSFELPQIEVWIEGYVVDYDDEPLPGAVIRIVGRDGTNLKEFAQDDGYFKFPLDLNTDYVMMAGCGGYLNSSAELTTLAEEQDETYWVDFVLSSIGKPIPVDDIFFDFNKATLRPESETALNDVIKTLNDNPNITIEMGAHTDFKGAEEYNQSLSQRRAEAVIDYLIKNGIAKERLTAKGYGESTPVTITKKLNKLYPQFPEGTILNEEFIMTLPEEDIEIANQINRRTEFRVTAIDAGLL